TCGCGATGCAAAGAGCAGGCTGGAAGAGCCGGTAGCTGGGAAGCTTCGGCTGATCGGAACGAAGAACTACGAAGCCTTCGATAGCGGTCGGATAGGGGTTCGTCGTTGCGCACGAATCGGTGTAGCTGCGCACCGCCTGCGCAAGCTCGTCGAGACACTGCGATCTTCTGTTCTTCGCGACGCCCATAGAAGACCAGTGTACGTGAGAGGAATAGGCAAGAAATTGCGAAACCAGGCCATTCCGCCTCGCTCTTCGGCGGCTTAGTTTGGAAGAAGATCAGGAGGAAGCATGTCACAGGATCAACAGGGAAAGATTGCTATCGTTACTGGAGGAAGCCGAGGCATCGGTCGCAGCACGGTGGAAAGTCTCGCACGTCGCGGAGTGAACGTGATCTTTACGTATCACAGTCATCGCGAGGACGCGGATGCGGTCGTCGCTGCAGCGAGGACCTTTGGCGTCCAGGCTTCTGCTCTGCCTCTCGACACAGGGAAAGTCGGCGGGTTCGAGGCCTTCGCTCAAAGCGTGCGCGACGTGCTCGCTGATCGAGGGTCGGAGCGCTTCGACTACCTGGTCAACAACGCGGGCAACAATCATCGCAACATGCCCTTGGAGAGTGTCACTGAAGAAGAGATGGATAGCATTTACAACGTCCATTTCAAAGGCGTCTTGTTTCTGACACAAAAGCTGCTGCCGATCATGAAAGATGGTGGCCGCATCGTGAATGTTTCAACCACCCGCACGCGCCTTTCGAGTCGTGGAGGAGCAGCTTATGCCTCCATGAAGGGAGCCATAGACGTCCTTTCGCGACACATGGCGACGGAGCTCGGCCCGCGCCGCATCACGGTCAATGTCGTCGCACCCGGTGCAGTTGCAACGGACTTTAGCGGCGGCATCGTGCGCGACAATCCCGAGGTAAACAAGCTAGTCGCCAATCATACGGCTCTAGGTCGTGTGGCTGGCCCGGACGACATTGGACCAGCAATCGCTGCGTTACTGTCTGACGATAACGGCTGGGTCAATGGGCAGCGCATAGAGGTGAACGGCGGCGTGATGATGTAGCGTCTGCGCAGCGCTACGGTCTGGTAGAACCTTCATGAAGGCAGGATCGAAATGATCGGTAACGGGAACTCAGCCTGGATTACAGATTCAGATCTCGACTGGTGAGAGCAGGTCAACGCACTCATTGACAATTCAATCGGCCTTTACATTCCCAGGTAGTTCCGCGGCAACACCCAGCGCCATGTGAAACGCTATCAACCGACCGCGATAGGCAAGCAATACCTGCAAACAACTCAGGTAGCGCTCGGCGAAAGTGCAGGCTTCTGCTATGGCACAAAAGAAGTTGACTCAATCATCAAGTGGACCGAACCAGGAAGAGAACCTGCGCCAATGCGGCCGACTCTACAGTCTGAAGTCACATACACCTATAAAATCCCCCTGCCAAACGCATTTAGGCTTTGAAAACGTCTTCGGAATAATGAATTGCTAATGCCTATCTGTTCCAAATTGAGTGAAGTTTCCAGAGCCTGCCCTTCACCATCACAGACTTACCGTCGCTTTGAAAGAATTTAATTTTGTTAGTTTGAGACGGAGGATAGATGAGATTGGTCATAGCAATCGTTCCGTTTTGTGCATAAGCCTCTACGGAAGAGCGATCCACTATCAGCCTTAGATCATAAGGCCGACCTGCGACAAGCGGGGCTGTGGTTCTAGTTGGGAAATCGGCCATGACCGCTAGGCCTGAGTTCGAGCGATCAACGTAAAATTCCGCATGCTGGGTATCAAAGCCTACCTCAGTCCAATGTTGGTCGTCAGAATAAATCCGAAGCCCAGAGACCGAGCCTGAATTCACTCCAAACTCCAGTTCCAGTTCATACGGCGTTATCTGCTTATGGATATTATCGATTTCCTTGTTCGAGCCGAATGCTGCAGAAATAGGGATGCTGGTCGAACGGAGAGCAGTAACGATAGGCTCCTGCTTGAGCGCCAGTCCTGTCTCATCCCGCACGAGCGAAAGCCGTCGTGGCAGGCTCATCTGACCACGCCACGGAGAAGTTGGCAATTTCGCCGCATACTGCCAGTTACTCATCCAGCCAAGCAGTACTGGATTCTGATTCTTGGGAAGATGGTTGAAGCTGATAGCGCAGTAATCGTCCTTCCCGTAGTTCGTCCACCCGTGGGAACCGGGCTCGTTCGATTGAGCAAAGCGTTTGCCATCAAAGCTGCCGAGGAAATATTGTTCTCCCGAACCACCTTGAGGAGCGCCTGGATTGAGCCCTACTTTAAGCGCCCAGACGCCGCCATCTTTTCCATTGCTGTCGGGAACGTGAAGAAGATCAGGACATTCCCAATCGCCAGCAACGTCTCCCGCCGGTCCGAAGTCACTGAGTTGCGTCCATTCCTTCAAGTTTGGTGAGGAATAAAAACGGACGATGTGTTCCTTCGGTAGGGATACAGCCATGACCCATTGTTGTTGCTTGTCATCCCAGAAAACACTCGGGTCGCGAAAGTCAGCCAGGTGCAGGTCAAGCACTGGATTCCGGTCATAGGCGATCCAGGTACGGCCATTGTCGTGACTGTAGGCGATATTCTGTGTCTGGCGCGGACCCTGAGGTGTGTCGCCGGAACCTGTGTAGATGGCGACCATACATTCGCTCTTGGGAGCGCATAGACCGCTTGTATTGTGCAGGTCTATCACGATGCTGCCGGTGAATATCATCACGCCATCCTTCTCCGGAATGGCTACGGGAAGTTCCTTCCAGTGCAGCATGTCCTTGCTGATCGCGTGTCCCCAACTCATATGTCCCCACTCATCGCCGAATGGGTTGTACTGAAAGAAGAGGTGATACTCGCCACGAAAGAACACAAGGCCATTGGGATCGTTCGTCCAGTGTTCGCTGGGCGAAAAGTGGACCTGCGGTCGATAGGGCTGGTCGTATCCTGATGTTTGCGTCCTACCATTCCGTGCAAAGAAGGCGAGTGCGATCACGAGGACAGATCGTACGAGATTTCCGGAAAGGGATCGCGTCATACATGAGCTCCTTCAATTTTGCCGTTCGCCACGCTGGCTGTTTCGGGTGAGATCGATGCGAGTTGGAGGCATTCGTCTATTGACCATTTCGGCGTGGCACCGGGTCGGCTGGCGACGATCGACCCCAGTGCGTTGGCAAATCGTGCTGTACGCAAAAGTGGCCATTTTGCGTGATAGCCATGAAGGAAGGCGGCGGCAAATGCATCCCCTGCGCCCACCGTGTCTTCGACTGAAGTAGGAAACCCCGGAACGGTTAGTGCGGTTTCGTTTTCATACACAAGACAACCTGCCGCTCCAAGCGTGACGCAAATGCTTTCGATTTTGTAGCGAGAAGCCCAGTCGGCGCAGAAGTTCTCCAATGAAAACGAATTTGGATCCACCCCGGTAAGCGTCGCGAGTGTCTGCGCCTCAGATTCATTGAGCTTCACGATCGAAGCCAATCGGCAAAGCCGTTCCACCAAGGGCAGGTTCCAACTTCCGGGTCGAAGATTCAGATCGTAAAAACAACGTGTGCCATGCAAGGATTCCACGAGGCTGCGTGTCATCTGTTCCACTTGGGCATCTGTCTGAAACAACGTTCCGAAATATAACCAGTCGGGTTCAAGGGTCTTCAGAGACAAAAGTGCTTCTGATGACAGATTGAAGGCGTCGAACGCGGCGGGCCTTGGAATCTCAAATCGGGGTTCTCCTTCCGGGCTCGTTGTCACTCGCGCCACGCCAGTCGGCTGGCCAGTAACCGTTTGAAGAAATCTTGTATCCACGCCGAGGGTCCCGGCGCCTTCCCTGGCGCGTCGGCCCCGATCGTCGTCACCAACAGCACTGATCAATGCGACCCAGTTCCCCAGCCGGGCAGCATTCGCTGAAAAATTCAGAGGAGCGCCTCCAAGAAGCTCCCTGTCCGGGAAAACATCCCACAATATCTCGCCGATACTGAGTATCCGCATTTTCGCTCCGTTTGCACTTATAGAAGTCCCCTAAATGTATATGCAAGTCATGGCTTACTTGTCTAGTATTGATCACACAATGAGGTGGCCTTCTTGACTAAGCGTACCGACGCCGAGGATGGTAATGCTGTATGACCGAGCGGATGAGTGATATCAAGACTGAAAAAGCCGAAACCCCAAAACGATCCAAGTACCTTTCGATCGTGGAGAGCCTGAGAAGAGATATCGCATCGGGTCGATACCGTCCCGGAGCCCGGCTGCCGAGCGAGGCGGAATTAGTCCGCAGGTTCAGTGTGAGCCGAATGACAGTCGTCAAGGCCATCCAACAGCTCCAGCAGGATGGCCTTCTTGTCCGTCGAGCCGGGTCGGGGACCTATGCTGCCGGTCAAGCCGCGACTGAAGGATTGTCCTTCGGGTTGCTTATTCCTGATCTCGGCCAGACAGAGATTTTCGAGCCGATCTGCCGTGGAATGATGCGATCACCCTCGGTGAAGGGCCATTCGCTCGCGTGGGGGCATGCTTTGTCTACGGCCCACAAGGAAGAAGAAGCAGAACATCTTTGCCGGAGCTTCATCGAACAGGGAGTCGCCGGTATTTTTTTTGCTCCAGTCGAATTCACCAGCCGTGAAGATGTGAATAGCCGGATCCTACGAGCGTTGGATAAGGCCCACATCCCGGTGATTTTGCTTGATCGGGATGTGGTCCCGTATCCGGAGCGCAGCAGCTACGATCTTGTGGGGCTGGATAATCGCCGCGCCGGATATATCGTGACCGACCACCTGATTCGGCAGGGAGCCACACGTATAGCGTTTTTCGCCAGGGAGCACTCTGCAGAGACTGTGGACTCCCGCATTGCAGGATATCGCGAAGCTCTGCACACTCATGACCTATCGCCTGCCCCGGACCTCCTGCTAAGGGGAGAAGCGGGGGATAAGACATTCGTGGAGATGGCACTTCGCAAAAGCAAGGCAGACGCGGTCATGTGTGCCAACGATCACACTGCGGCCAATCTCATGCAAACCATCCTTTCGCTTGGCCTCAGAATCCCGGAGGACATACGAATTGCAGGAGTTGATGATGTGAAGTACGCCAGTTTGCTGCCCATTCCACTAACTACGTTCCACCAGCCCTGTGCGGACATAGGAGCAGCAGGTATGTCGGCGATGCTGGAACGCATCAGCAACCCTCATTTGCCTCCCCGATCGATACGGCTGAATGGGCACCTCGTTGTCCGACGCTCATGCGGCAGGAAAGAAAATCCATGACCCGAAACTTGACTAGACAGGTTTAAGTGTTTTCTATAGTCAGAATGATTGACAACTGTATAGGTAGCAGCCTAAAACTTCCTTTCGTCGCAGTGTGTGGAGGCTTGTATGGCTGTCATGTATCAAGGGAAAAGAAGTTCCCTCCGTTTTCTCTCCTGGATCGTATTCACAATCGTGCTCGGGATGGGAGTTCGCTCAGCTCACGCTCAGTTCAACAGTTCAATCGATGGGTCAGTAAAAGACTCTACGGGGGCGGTCGTTCCCGGTGCAGATGTGGCGTTGAAGGACACCCGGACCGGGGTAGAGCAACACTTCAGAACGAATGATCAGGGATATTACAACTTCGCGTCGTTAGCACCGAGCACCTACGTCGTAACAATTACGAAGGAAGGATTCAAGATCACCAGCTCGGCGCCGTTCGTTCTGGAGCCGATGCGAGTCCAAACCGTTCCCATCACGATGGAAATTGGGGGATCAACCGAAACGATCACTGTCGAAGGCGCGGCGCCTTTGGTTCAACTCGCTGATCCAACGATATCGAACACTATTGACCAGCGGAGTGTTCAGGAACTTCCGTTACAAGGACGAAACGTACTGCAAGCTGCTGCCATGACGCCGGGGGTGCAGGGGCAGGGGCTTACTGGTACCAATGCTGACATCTTCAATATCGACACCTTCGTCGGCATGACGGCCAATGGCGCGCCGAACTCCGGAAATGTCTACTTCATTGACGGGACCTCAAATCTCGATAACGTTTCTGGCGGCGGTGCACGCCTGGTTCCTAACCCGGATTCGGTCGGCGAGATGAGCGTCTCAGTGAACAATTACTCCGCGCAGTATGGCCGCGGCAATGGTGTTGTGACGGAGATCAACACTCGTTCCGGTGAGAATAAGTTTCATGGATCGCTATTCGAGTACCACTCAGATAACGCGATGACCGCCAGGACACATTTTCAAAATACTCCGGATCCCACGGGAAGGTTGTTGCCGGTATTCCGTCGCAATGAATTTGGCGGTTCGATCGGTGGTCCGATCTGGAAGAACCATACCTTCTTCTTTTTCACCATCGACAAGCTTCTCTCAACCAATGCCAACGCAAACCTTGTCAACGTCGAGACTCCGGCTTTCCTGCAGTACATGAAGCAGAATCGGCCGAACAGCCTTGCGACCCAAATTCTGACAGCCTACCCGAGCACTGTAGGACCCGTCATCGCAGGAACACAGCAGCCTGTGAGCAATTTCGTTCCGGGTTGTGCGGGAACAACGACTTCGGGCTTGCCCTGCAATCTTCAAATCGTCGGAGAGGCGATCAACTCGTATACCCTCGCTCACAATGGTCAGCAGTTGAGCATCCGCATCGATCAGGATTTCGCTAAGGATCGTTTTTATGGCAGCTTCTATCGAAGCCCCTATACCCAGGGAGAGAACAACACGCGCTCGGCTTTCGGTAGAGTGATTCCTGAAGCGATCGACTACGGAAACTTTAACTACACCCATACTTTCTCGCCTAGTATGCTGAACGAGTTCGCCGTCGGTGGTACGAGGTCTTACTTCAAGGTGCCGTGCCCTCAATGCCAGGTTCCCATCATTGGCGTCACGAGCCTGGCAGGATTCGGAGCCGGATTTGCGCCGGTCGTGGGCGTGGGCAACGATTTTGTCGTTCGGGATTCCGTTATCATGAACCGCGGAACCCACAATATCCGCGCAGGGATAGAGTTCTATCGAGATCAAGACAATAGTACCCTGACAGACATCGGGATTAGACCCTCGATTAACTTCCTGAACCCTGTCCGTTTCGCCGACAGCAGCCCACACGATGAGGGCTACACCGTTAATCCTCAGACCGGCGGGATTGGCAACAACAACCGCTACTACCGTTCGGCGACGTTCGGCGTTTACGCTCAGGATCAGTGGAAGATCAGACCGAATTTTTCCTTGAGCTACGGACTGCGCTGGGATTTCAACACGAACCCAACAGAAGCGCATAATCAGCTTGCAGTGCTTCGCTTCAATAGTGGAAGTAATCTTCAGCAGCAAATAACCAGCGGATACGTTACTCCCTCGTCGCGTGTTTATTCAGACAATCGGATCGCGTACTTCGCTCCTCGTCTTGCCTTTGCATGGGATCTGTTCGGCGATGGGAAGACTTCCGTTCGAGGTGGCTTCGGTATCTTCTTCAACCGCAGCGGCAACTTCATCTGGAGTGATGTAAATCGCAGCAATCCACCGTTGCTTGCCAACATCAACGCAAATGTAGATAACTCTAGCGGCCCGCAGCCCGTCTTCGCTCTTTGTGCGAGCGCGACCTATCCGTACAACTGTTCAACACCATCGGTCACGCCAGGGCTCAATCCTCGTGGCGGTCCCGCAAATGCCCTGGCTGGGATTGGCGGTACGGATCAAAGCCTGAAACAGGCATATTCAGAGAACTGGTTCCTCGGAATACAACGTAGCATCGCAGGTGGAATCGTGCTTGAGGTGGACTACTCGGGTGCGAATGGGCGCCATTTGTATTCGATTTTTGACCGGAATCGTTTTGCCGGCGACAAGCAGTTGCACGGGGGCACCCTGACCCGGTTGAATCCATACTTCGCATCAATCAACTACGCGGATAACAGCAACGTCTCCTCCTTCAATGGGTTGGCCGTTGCTGTAAAGAAGAACTTCAGTCATGGGTTGAATCTCTCTGCGTCTTACGACTTCAGCAAGACGATCGACTTGATGAGTGCGGCGCCCGGCGCGAACAAGGGGGCAGAGAATGCCGCTGTCTTTGACGCATGGAACCTTGCTGCTCAACGTGGCCGTTCTTCACAAGATCTTCCGCAAAAATTTGCGTTCAACACCGTTTGGGAGATTCCAGTGACGGGCAGTTCGCATCTTATGCGCAGTGTTCTAGGCGGATGGCAGATCTCCGGCCTAGGTATCCTTCAGTCCGGGCTGCCATCGACGATCTACTCCAGCGCCCAGGACTACAACGGCGATGGCTACTTCTATGACAGTCCCAATGCTTCTGGCAAAGTCAAGACGGGGTTGAGTCGTAGTGACTATCTGAATGGCTCTGCCTTTTCAGGTATTACGTTCTCGGCACCCACGGCAGGAACGAACGGGAATGCTGGACGAAATACGGCCAGAGGCCCCGGCTTCGCCCAAGTAGATGGAAGCCTCGCCAAATCCTTCTCCACGCCGTTCCTATTCGGTGAAAGCGGGCGCTGGCAGATTCGAGGCGACTTCTTCAATCTGTTCAACCGCGTCAATCTGAGTAACTTCGACACCAATATAGATAGTGGGACCTTCGGCAGAGCAACTGGAGCTTTCCAAGCTCGTACCATCCAGGTCGCAGCGAAGCTCAATTTCTGATCTGCCACATCTCCTCGCCGGGTCGTTGAATCCTTCCAACGACCCGGCATATCCATTTCTTATTTTGAACATCTTGCACCTGGTATCGGAGCAACCACGGCATAGACCGGGAGGATCGTCCCACGATGAAGTTGAATTTCTATATTCTGAAGAGCTCTCTCGTTGGAGCTCTTGGTGGTCTGCTCTTTGGTTTTGACACAGCGGTAATCGCAGGCACGACCCAAGCACTTACTCAGACTTTTCATCTCACGCCTGCGCAGCTTGGTCTCACTGTTTCGATCGCGCTATGGGGGACAGTCCTCGGTGCAATGACATCCGGCGTTCTTGGGGATCGAATTGGATCTCGTAAGGCACTGCGAATTATGGCAGCTCTCTATGTCGTCTCTGCACTTGGTTGC
Above is a genomic segment from Terriglobus tenax containing:
- a CDS encoding SDR family NAD(P)-dependent oxidoreductase yields the protein MSQDQQGKIAIVTGGSRGIGRSTVESLARRGVNVIFTYHSHREDADAVVAAARTFGVQASALPLDTGKVGGFEAFAQSVRDVLADRGSERFDYLVNNAGNNHRNMPLESVTEEEMDSIYNVHFKGVLFLTQKLLPIMKDGGRIVNVSTTRTRLSSRGGAAYASMKGAIDVLSRHMATELGPRRITVNVVAPGAVATDFSGGIVRDNPEVNKLVANHTALGRVAGPDDIGPAIAALLSDDNGWVNGQRIEVNGGVMM
- a CDS encoding glycoside hydrolase family 32 protein, with the translated sequence MTRSLSGNLVRSVLVIALAFFARNGRTQTSGYDQPYRPQVHFSPSEHWTNDPNGLVFFRGEYHLFFQYNPFGDEWGHMSWGHAISKDMLHWKELPVAIPEKDGVMIFTGSIVIDLHNTSGLCAPKSECMVAIYTGSGDTPQGPRQTQNIAYSHDNGRTWIAYDRNPVLDLHLADFRDPSVFWDDKQQQWVMAVSLPKEHIVRFYSSPNLKEWTQLSDFGPAGDVAGDWECPDLLHVPDSNGKDGGVWALKVGLNPGAPQGGSGEQYFLGSFDGKRFAQSNEPGSHGWTNYGKDDYCAISFNHLPKNQNPVLLGWMSNWQYAAKLPTSPWRGQMSLPRRLSLVRDETGLALKQEPIVTALRSTSIPISAAFGSNKEIDNIHKQITPYELELEFGVNSGSVSGLRIYSDDQHWTEVGFDTQHAEFYVDRSNSGLAVMADFPTRTTAPLVAGRPYDLRLIVDRSSVEAYAQNGTIAMTNLIYPPSQTNKIKFFQSDGKSVMVKGRLWKLHSIWNR
- a CDS encoding PfkB family carbohydrate kinase; its protein translation is MRILSIGEILWDVFPDRELLGGAPLNFSANAARLGNWVALISAVGDDDRGRRAREGAGTLGVDTRFLQTVTGQPTGVARVTTSPEGEPRFEIPRPAAFDAFNLSSEALLSLKTLEPDWLYFGTLFQTDAQVEQMTRSLVESLHGTRCFYDLNLRPGSWNLPLVERLCRLASIVKLNESEAQTLATLTGVDPNSFSLENFCADWASRYKIESICVTLGAAGCLVYENETALTVPGFPTSVEDTVGAGDAFAAAFLHGYHAKWPLLRTARFANALGSIVASRPGATPKWSIDECLQLASISPETASVANGKIEGAHV
- a CDS encoding GntR family transcriptional regulator, giving the protein MTERMSDIKTEKAETPKRSKYLSIVESLRRDIASGRYRPGARLPSEAELVRRFSVSRMTVVKAIQQLQQDGLLVRRAGSGTYAAGQAATEGLSFGLLIPDLGQTEIFEPICRGMMRSPSVKGHSLAWGHALSTAHKEEEAEHLCRSFIEQGVAGIFFAPVEFTSREDVNSRILRALDKAHIPVILLDRDVVPYPERSSYDLVGLDNRRAGYIVTDHLIRQGATRIAFFAREHSAETVDSRIAGYREALHTHDLSPAPDLLLRGEAGDKTFVEMALRKSKADAVMCANDHTAANLMQTILSLGLRIPEDIRIAGVDDVKYASLLPIPLTTFHQPCADIGAAGMSAMLERISNPHLPPRSIRLNGHLVVRRSCGRKENP
- a CDS encoding TonB-dependent receptor; its protein translation is MAVMYQGKRSSLRFLSWIVFTIVLGMGVRSAHAQFNSSIDGSVKDSTGAVVPGADVALKDTRTGVEQHFRTNDQGYYNFASLAPSTYVVTITKEGFKITSSAPFVLEPMRVQTVPITMEIGGSTETITVEGAAPLVQLADPTISNTIDQRSVQELPLQGRNVLQAAAMTPGVQGQGLTGTNADIFNIDTFVGMTANGAPNSGNVYFIDGTSNLDNVSGGGARLVPNPDSVGEMSVSVNNYSAQYGRGNGVVTEINTRSGENKFHGSLFEYHSDNAMTARTHFQNTPDPTGRLLPVFRRNEFGGSIGGPIWKNHTFFFFTIDKLLSTNANANLVNVETPAFLQYMKQNRPNSLATQILTAYPSTVGPVIAGTQQPVSNFVPGCAGTTTSGLPCNLQIVGEAINSYTLAHNGQQLSIRIDQDFAKDRFYGSFYRSPYTQGENNTRSAFGRVIPEAIDYGNFNYTHTFSPSMLNEFAVGGTRSYFKVPCPQCQVPIIGVTSLAGFGAGFAPVVGVGNDFVVRDSVIMNRGTHNIRAGIEFYRDQDNSTLTDIGIRPSINFLNPVRFADSSPHDEGYTVNPQTGGIGNNNRYYRSATFGVYAQDQWKIRPNFSLSYGLRWDFNTNPTEAHNQLAVLRFNSGSNLQQQITSGYVTPSSRVYSDNRIAYFAPRLAFAWDLFGDGKTSVRGGFGIFFNRSGNFIWSDVNRSNPPLLANINANVDNSSGPQPVFALCASATYPYNCSTPSVTPGLNPRGGPANALAGIGGTDQSLKQAYSENWFLGIQRSIAGGIVLEVDYSGANGRHLYSIFDRNRFAGDKQLHGGTLTRLNPYFASINYADNSNVSSFNGLAVAVKKNFSHGLNLSASYDFSKTIDLMSAAPGANKGAENAAVFDAWNLAAQRGRSSQDLPQKFAFNTVWEIPVTGSSHLMRSVLGGWQISGLGILQSGLPSTIYSSAQDYNGDGYFYDSPNASGKVKTGLSRSDYLNGSAFSGITFSAPTAGTNGNAGRNTARGPGFAQVDGSLAKSFSTPFLFGESGRWQIRGDFFNLFNRVNLSNFDTNIDSGTFGRATGAFQARTIQVAAKLNF